One stretch of Thalassophryne amazonica chromosome 19, fThaAma1.1, whole genome shotgun sequence DNA includes these proteins:
- the lrr1 gene encoding leucine-rich repeat protein 1: MFVASLALLFAERYCRDSFNSRRFQTLVEMKLQCDVEIVNRMLPTCGMRNRGKGTRAMLSIGKHLDKTSERNNIYLMICTAKDRTGSKYKLKGNIEKFFTWFVDEGKATMRLKEPAVDICLSKVDSNSLKNFLSAARLANSGSDLSSLPLCTLTPVRARDVEQLKKKLAIVSKKDYPLTSNFPYSLEQLQVSYCKLSRMDMRMLSLKALRKLDLSHNHIKKLPATIGDLGCLSELVLHNNHLESFSEALCLSTLQQTLQLLDLRQNRLQSLPSKFCQLRELVNLKLDDNRLVCLPFHIGRLSKLRFLSAAHNQLAVLPCDFRKLSLENLDLFGNPFADPNPLDHTIQLKFPLPLQEIASRAVLNFRIPYGPHLIPVHMCCDLEVAKTCDCGSVCVNFYIRTAVSMNLHQVSHTVVLVDNMGGTNAPVQQHFCSLSCYSEFLDSSFHRGLR; encoded by the exons ATGTTTGTTGCCTCGCTCGCGCTTCTTTTTGCGGAACGTTACTGTCGTGACTCTTTTAATTCACGGCGTTTTCAAACTTTGGTAGAAATGAAGCTGCAGTGTGATGTCGAAATTGTGAATCGAATGCTTCCGACGTGTGGGATGAGAAATCGAGGAAAGGGGACGAGAGCGATGCTTTCCATCGGGAAACATTTGGACAAGACGAGTGAACGCAATAATATTTATTTAATGATCTGCACAGCCAAAGACAGAACAGGCTCCAAGTACAAG CTAAAAGGCAACATAGAGAAGTTCTTCACATGGTTTGTGGATGAAGGCAAGGCCACCATGAGATTAAAGGAACCTGCTGTCGACATTTGCTTGAGCAag GTTGATTCAAATAGTTTGAAGAACTTTCTCTCTGCCGCTCGTTTGGCAAATAGCGGCAGCGACTTGAGCAGCCTTCCTCTCTGCACGCTTACTCCTGTTCGCGCCAGGGATGTCGAGCAACTCAAGAAGAAGCTCGCAATTGTCTCTAAGAAGGACTACCCCCTCACCTCCAACTTCCCGTACTCTCTGGAGCAGCTCCAAGTCTCCTACTGCAAATTGTCCCGCATGGACATGCGCATGCTGTCCCTCAAAG CGCTCCGAAAGCTAGACCTGAGCCACAACCACATCAAGAAGCTTCCTGCCACTATTGGTGACCTTGGCTGCTTGTCAGAACTCGTCCTCCACAACAACCACTTGGAAAGTTTTAGCGAGGCCCTTTGCCTGTCCACCCTCCAGCAAACCCTCCAGCTCCTCGACCTCAGGCAGAACCGACTGCAGTCCCTCCCCTCTAAGTTCTGTCAACTGCGAGAACTGGTCAATCTCAAACTGGATGACAACAGACTCGTTTGTCTGCCATTCCACATCGGCCGCCTCTCAAAGCTGAGGTTCCTGTCAGCAGCGCATaaccagctggctgtgctgccctGTGACTTCAGAAAACTGAGTCTAGAAAACCTGGACCTGTTTGGAAACCCATTTGCTGACCCCAACCCACTGGATCACACCATCCAGCTAAAGTTCCCTTTGCCACTACAAGAAATAGCATCAAGAGCTGTACTTAACTTCAG GATACCTTATGGACCTCATCTCATCCCTGTGCACATGTGCTGTGACCTCGAAGTAGCCAAGACCTGTGACTGCGGCAGTGTCTGCGTGAATTTCTACATCAGGACAGCAGTCAGCATGAACTTACACCAGGTGTCTCACACTGTGGTCCTGGTGGACAACATGGGAGGCACCAACGCACCGGTGCAGCAACACTTCTGCTCCCTGTCGTGTTACTCAGAATTCTTAGACAGCTCCTTCCACAGAGGACTCAGATAA
- the dnaaf2 gene encoding protein kintoun, with protein sequence MEVRPAVLKDLNLTPDEIDRFTKAFKDDNFRKMLHDYAQEISDPENKKKYEEEIKRLEEERGIGVEFIHPQPFRALRTKVNGKQKCYINICANDKVDKPECKREVSENGQRGQQWSLPHTLHPGREDRAPKGSKFVVYDVVFHPDTLHIARKNKRFMDIVINTAIQGIQDTFNVILDKNLKEMSIPYKGRPQPCLIRKPIPGFKTKQTGPLGFPYPDEDCSTMSSTKKNTDSPTRKTKGDPKIVQTLLQKTKEPTEPHYTVKYRSFIDLQDFRFSRDSAQSPRPKEIVVTVDVPLLTSVADTSLEVNGRNLMLEAKEPAYRLEVVLAYPVDEDKGQAKFNKQRGQLTVTLPVLASNKDFDFTAGLKQEVSDLHTFSDDEELQRQSDKTEIQTQRDDEEEQKELENGAWEWQKEQEGREKQKEPVCSTPGWVKEPECEVRQKELESKALERQKGPEYRGCQKEPECEVLKWQKELKYRTLERQKKQMKEILVDTEEKNKIKLKEHEMQKEKYDKDKNEEEATIWKGQKNEEGGDEENMRKQKIKNQQNVVSKENAAEEKLKGCQNDTEEEVRIKGEQMWQDQDGEVHEGESNTANLNQVSSKEPSMPAEELVHGLVKEVYEEDTDEDDLKTQQHIQTPQGANLPPAFLREIDTDGNVKTISDHTTSAGFTFQNTLLYQLD encoded by the exons ATGGAGGTGAGACCAGCAGTCCTGAAGGATCTAAACCTGACACCAGATGAAATCGACAGATTCACCAAAGCTTTCAAAGATGACAACTTCAGGAAAATGCTGCACGATTACGCACAGGAAATATCAGATCCAGAGAATAAGAAAAAGTATGAAGAAGAGATTAAACGTTTGGAGGAAGAGAGGGGAATCGGTGTCGAGTTTATCCACCCTCAACCATTCAGAGCTCTCAGGACGAAGGTGAACGGTAAGCAGAAATGCTACATCAACATCTGTGCCAACGATAAAGTCGATAAGCCTGAATGTAAGCGCGAGGTTTCGGAGAATGGTCAGAGGGGTCAACAGTGGTCCCTGCCTCACACTTTGCATCCTGGCAGAGAAGACAGAGCTCCAAAAGGAAGCAAGTTTGTGGTCTATGATGTTGTCTTCCACCCAGACACTCTTCACATAGCAAGAAAAAACAAGCGATTCATGGATATTGTGATCAATACAGCTATTCAGGGAATCCAGGACACTTTCAATGTCATACTCGACAAAAACCTGAAGGAGATGAGCATCCCATACAAAGGCAGACCACAGCCATGTTTAATTCGTAAACCTATACCTGGATTTAAAACCAAGCAGACTGGCCCTCTTGGCTTCCCATACCCTGATGAAGACTGTTCCACCATGTCCTCTACAAAAAAGAACACAGACTCTCCTACAAGGAAAACCAAAGGTGACCCCAAAATTGTCCAAACCCTGCTTCAGAAAACCAAAGAGCCAACTGAGCCACACTACACAGTCAAGTATCGGTCCTTTATCGACCTGCAAGACTTCAGATTTTCCAGAGACTCTGCCCAGAGCCCCAGACCTAAAGAGATTGTAGTAACTGTTGATGTGCCACTTTTGACGTCGGTAGCAGACACCAGCCTCGAGGTGAATGGGAGAAACCTGATGCTGGAGGCCAAAGAACCAGCCTACAGACTGGAGGTGGTCTTAGCTTACCCTGTGGATGAGGATAAAGGACAAGCAAAGTTCAATAAACAGAGAGGACAGCTGACTGTCACATTACCAGTTCTTGCATCCAATAAAGATTTTGATTTCACTGCCGGGCTCAAGCAGGAAGTCAGTGACCTTCATACGTTCAGTGATGATGAGGAGCTGCAGAGGCAAAgtgataaaactgaaattcagACACAGAGAGACGATGAAGAGGAACAGAAAGAGCTGGAGAATGGCGCTTGGGAATGGCAAAAAGAACAGGAGGGCAGAGAAAAGCAAAAAGAGCCAGTGTGCAGCACTCCTGGGTGGGTGAAGGAGCCAGAGTGCGAAGTGCGGCAAAAAGAGCTGGAAAGCAAAGCTCTGGAGCGGCAAAAAGGGCCGGAGTACAGAGGATGTCAAAAAGAGCCAGAGTGCGAAGTGCTGAAGTGGCAAAAAGAACTGAAATACAGAACTCTGGAACGGCAAAAAAAGCAGATGAAGGAAATTCTTGTAGACACagaagagaaaaataaaattaaattgaagGAACATGAAATGCAGAAAGAAAAATATGACAAAGACAAAAATGAAGAGGAAGCGACTATATGGAAGGGGCAGAAAAATGAGGAGGGAGGAGATGAGGAAAATATGAGGAAGCAAAAAATTAAGAACCAACAGAATGTAGTAAGCAAAGAAAATGCTGCTGAGGAGAAATTGAAGGGATGTCAAAATGACAcagaggaggaagttagaataaaGGGAGAGCAGATGTGGCAGGACCAGGATGGAGAAGTTCATGAG GGGGAATCAAACACTGCAAATCTAAACCAAGTATCCAGCAAAGAGCCATCCATGCCAGCTGAAGAACTTGTCCATGGTTTGGTAAAGGAGGTGTACGAGGAAGACACAGATGAAGATGACCTGAAAACACAGCAGCACATCCAAACCCCACAGGGTGCTAATTTACCACCTGCCTTTTTAAGAGAAATCGATACAGATGGAAATGTGAAAACCATCAGTGATCATACCACATCTGCTGGATTCACCTTCCAGAACACTCTGCTCTATCAACTCGACTGA